A region of the Romboutsia hominis genome:
CTGAGTTAGCTGTTAAAGTTGGAGTTAATATACAAGCTGACCAAACTTTACTTGTTAGATCGCCTATCGAATGTGCTCCTTTTGTTAGAAAAGTTGTTGAGCATGCTTATAAGGCTGGAGCTAAAAATGTACATATAGAATGGTCTGATGAAGAATGTACTTTAATAAAATACTTAAATGCACCTGAAGAAGCATTTAACGAATTCCCTAAGTGGACTTCAGAACAATATGTTGATATAGCAAAAGAAGGGGGAGCTTTCTTAACTATATATGCTCAAAACCCTGATTTATTAAAAAATGTAGATCCTCAAAGAGTCGCTAACTTCCAAAAAGCATCTGCACAAGCTTTAAAGGAATGGAGATCTTACACTCTATCTGACAAATGTAAATGGAGTATAGTATCTGTACCAACTGAATCTTGGGCAGCTAAGATATTCCCTGATGTTTCTAAAGAAGAAGCTGTTGAAAAATTATGGGAAGCAATATTTAAGTGTTCAAGAGTTTCTGATCAAGACCCAATAGAAGCTTGGAATAATCACAACAATGACTTAAAAACAAGAATGAATTTCTTAAATGATAAAAACTTCAAAACATTAAAATTTAAATCAGCAAAAACTGATTTAACTATGGAATTACCTGAGGGGCATATTTGGTTAAGCGGTGCATCTCAAGACCCTAATGGTGTTAACTTCAACCCAAATATACCAACAGAAGAGGTTTTCTCTATGCCTCACAAATTTAAAGTTAATGGTGTAGTTCATAGCACGAAACCACTTGTTTATGGTGGAAATGTTATAGATAACTTCTCTTTAACATTTAAGGATGGAAAAATAATAGATTTCACAGCTGAAAAAGGTGCTGAGACACTAGGTAAATTAATAGACACTGATGAAGGTTCTCATTACTTAGGAGAAGTTGCATTAGTTCCTTTTAAATCTCCTATATCAGACACTAATATAGTATTCTTCAACACTTTATACGATGAAAATGCATCTTGTCACTTTGCATTAGGATCTGCATACAAGACTTGTATAAAAGATGGAGATTCTATAAAAGAAGAGGAAATGGATAAATATGGTGTTAACACAAGTTTAACTCATGTTGACTTCATGATAGGTTCAGCTGATATGGATATCGTTGGTATAACTAACGATGGTGAAGAAATTCAAGTATTCAAAGATGGAAACTGGGCTTTCTAATTTAATACCTATTAAATAAAAGAGATGCTAGTTAGGCTTAGCATCTCTTTTTAAGGTTATATAAAAATAATAGTAAATATTATAATAAGTTTACTGTCTTATCTATTTATTATCTATAGATAATAAAAAACATCTAGGATTACAAAATATAACCCTAGATGTTTTTTGGTTGTCGACGATAAATATTTTATATCAATTAATCTTACATTTTGCAGATTAACTTATAACTTAATTATACATAATTTTTTTAATATAGTAAATTTCTATTTACTATATTTTACTTCTGTCCACTCTATATTGTTAATATATTTTTCAACTAACTCGTGGCTCATATCTGGATGAATAGTTTCTTCTGTTGCTATAGTTATAGATGACATAGCTATTGCATATTTTACAGTATCAACTATATTAATATTATTCATATAACCATTAGCTATACCTGCTACAAAAGAATCTCCTGCACCAGTAACGTTGATTACTTTTACATCATTAGCCTTAATTTTACCTTCTTCTTGCCCATTGTTGTAGTATATACCATCTTCATCTAATGTTATAAATACGTTTTGGATGCCTAAGTCTGTAAAATATTTACCAGCTTTTCTTAAATCTTCATCATTGTGTATTTTAAATCCACACATTATTTCAGCCTCATATCTATTTGGCTTTATAGTATGGAACCCTTTTATTAAGTGTTTAACTGTTTTAGCCTTTGCTGCTGAAACTGGATCTAATATAAGTTTAGTATCTTTACTAAAGTTTTGTATTATATATTCTACTATATCAGGTCTATCTGAGTCTAGTATCATATACTCGGCATTTCTTATTATTTCCGCTTTTGAGTCTATAAATTCTGTAGTAAACATGTCTATTATGTTCATATCAACTACAGCAGAAACCATCTCACCTTGTTCATCTAAGATAGCCATATATGTAGGAGTGTGCCCTCCTTTTATTATTAGAGACTCGCTCATATCATAGTTCATCTTTTTAGAATGATCTAACATTCTTTTTCCTGTCTCATCATCTCCTAATATAGAGATAAATCTTGTATTTACACCTACTCTAGCCATACATTCAGCTATATTTCTACAAACTCCTCCGAAAGAAGTCTTAACTTTACCTGGATTAGAATCATTACATCTATAATTATTGTTTGTAAACCCGCAGATATCAAAAACTGATACTCCGAAAACTAACGCATAAGGTTGCCTATTGTCTATCATTTTTGTTTAAACCTCCCTAAGAATCACCTTCCTATTTTATCACATTCTTATGAGTTTTTTCTATAGATTTTACGTTTTAATGTCAATTATGCAAATTTTTACACTTTTTTTGTCATATTTTAATAAAATAGGAGGTTAAAATACCCCCTATATTTTATCTTAAATTTGTCTTTGCTATTTCTATAGATGATTTCGCATCTTTAGAATAATAGTCTGCCCCAATCTCTTTTGCATACTCACTAGTAAGTACTGCACCACCAACAAATACTTTCGCATCTAGTCCTTCTTTTCTTATTGCTTCTATTGTTTCTTTCATGCTTCTAACTGTAGTTGTCATTAAAGCACTTAATCCTATAAGTTTTATATTTCTATTTTTAGCCTCTTCAACAATTACATCAATATCAACATCTTTCCCTAAATCTAGGACATCATACCCATAATTTTCAAGCATTATCTTTACAATATTTTTACCTATATCGTGTATATCTCCTTTTACAGTTGCTACTATAATTTTTCCTTTTTGCTCTATACTTTCACTTTTACTTTGTAAACTTACTTTTAGAATATCCAGTGCTACTTTCACAGTCTCTGCCGATTGTATTAATTGCGGTAAGAATATTTCACCATTTTCATATTTTTTACCTATTTTATCTAGTGTAGGTATAAGTATTTCTTCTATTACTTCATTTTCTGATTGACTTTTTAAAATATTTGGTATTACTTCTTTTATTTCTTCTTTAAGTCCTCTTTCTATTATTTGTTCTACTGATAATTTTTCTTTATTATTTTGTCTTGTATTGATATCTTTATTATTTACAACATTTGCATATTTACTTATGTAATTTATACAATTTTTATCTATATTTTTTATTACTTTAAAAGAGTTTATAACCTCCATCATGCTATCTTCATTTGGATTTATAATTGGTAAGTCTAGTCCATTTGCTAATGCCATAGTTAAGTAAGTACTATTTAAAGCTTTTCTATTTGGTACACCAAAAGATACATTTGATACACCTAATATAGTTTTAACTCCCAATTCCTCTTTTATCATTTTTATACATTCTATAGTCGCCATGGCCTCTGATTGCTGCGCTGAAACTGTAAGTGATAAGCAATCTATAAATATATCTTCTTTATTTATTCCATAAGATATTGCTTTATCTACTATTTTTTTAGCAATATTAAATCTTCCTTTTGCCGTTTTTGGTATTCCATTTTCGTCTAAAGTAAGTCCAACCACACATGATCCGTATTTTTTTACTATCGGAAGTATTTTACTTAAGGATTCTTCTTTTCCATTCACAGAATTTACTATAGTTTTACCGTTATAATATCTAAGACCTTGTTCTAAGACATCTATATTTGATGAATCCACTTGAAGAGGAGTATCTATAACAGATTGAATTTCTTTTATAACCATAGGCATAAACTTTTCTTCTTCTATATTAGGTATTCCTACGTTTACATTTAATATTTCAGCTCCACCATTTATTTGTTCTAAACCTAAGTTTATAATGTAATCAAAGTTTCTATTTTTTATTGCATCTTGAAGACTTTTTCTCCCTGTTGGATTTAATCTTTCTCCCATAACAGTCGGAGCTTTTATTTCTACAACCTTTGATGGTGAGCATACAAAACATTTATTTACTTTCTCTACATTTACCTTTTTTAATTCATCTAGATTATTAGATATTTTATTTATAAAAGATGGATCTGTTCCACAACATCCTCCTATTATTGATGCACCTACTTTTACAAAATTTTTAACACCTTTATAAAATTCCTCTGCATCTACATCATATGTAGCTTGTCCATCCACTATATTTGGTAGTCCTGCATTAGCTTGAACCACTACCGGCACCTTTGTCATCTTAGCTATTCTCTCTACTATTGGTAAAAGCTGCTTTGGCCCTAAAGAGCAATTTACACCTACAGCATCTACTCCTAATCCTTCTATAGTTAAAACCATACTTTCTGGAAGGCACCCAGTAAAACTTCTCCCATTTTCATCAAAGGTCATAGTACAAAATACAGGTAAGTTAGTATTTTCCTTAGCTGCTAATACTGCTGCCTTAGCCTCATATAAATCCATCATAGTTTCTATTATTATTAAATCTGCACCAGACTTTTCACCTTGTATTGCTTGTCTTTTAAATATTTCATATGCCCTATCAAAACTTAGTGTTCCCATAGGTTCTAACATTTCTCCTATCGGTCCCATATCTAGTGCTACAAATTTATTATTAATATTTTGTGATTTATTAATAGCTTTTTTAGCAACTTTTACTGCATTATCTACTATTTTTTCTACAGTATACCCTAGTTTTTCTAATTTTAGCTCGTTAGCACCAAAAGTATTTGTAGTTATTACATTTGACCCTGCATCTAGGTATGATTTATGTATTTCTAAAAGTTTATCTGGATTTTCAAATCCAAATATTTCTGGATTTTCCCCTATTTTTAAACCTTTTTGTTGAAGCATTGTTCCCATAGCTCCATCAAATATTAATATATTATCTTTTATAAAATCTCTTACATTCATCTCTGTCATCCCCTTTTTTATATTTACAATTTTTGTTATTTTGGCATTTTGAACATGATTTAAAGCTTTGAATTGTTTTATCTTCTGATATTCCTATTATTGCTATAACAGACTTCCTTGGAATCATTATCCCACTTTCAGTTATAGTCAAACCGATTTCTTTTTGACAATTTAATAGATTTATTATTTCTCTATTTTTTTCTATTGGTAAGTCCCCATATCCTGGGCTATATCTTGATGTTATGAATTTATTAGTATTAATTAATTTTTCTTGTATTTCCAATTGTAGTCTATCGCACAGTTCTTCTATAGCTGTGGTAGCACAAGCATCTAATATTATACTTTTGCTTAACTCATTATAAGAGCGCTTTTTTATTTCTTTTTCTATTTCTATCCCTAGTGTTGTAGCCATTATTATGCATTCACTGCAACTATCTAATAAATTATACAAATCTCTACTTTTTAATGTTAAATTACTTCCCTTTATATATACCTTATCTCCATATGGTCTGTTATCTTCTCTTAATATAGGATAAACCCTCAAAATATATCGAGGGTTTATTGTTGATTTAGTTATTTTTATGCATTCATCAATTATATTATGAAGATTTTCATTTATTTCTTGACCTTTGTACTCTAGATATCTTAATACTTCGTTTTTATCTATATCTATGGATTGCGAAAAGTCAATTCTCATTTATTATTCTCCATATATATTTAGTGAGAATCCTTTTTCTAAAGCTTCTCTAGCATATTCTTGTGCTCCAAATAGAGATAAATCTTTGTAATTTCCACACTCTACAGCAGTAGCTGCTGGTATTTCTTTAGCATCTAAAACCATTTTTAATGCTTTTTCTAACCCTTCTTTTATAACTGCTGGTTCTACATCTCCCCATACTATTAAGTAGAATCCTGTTCTACATCCCATTGGAGATAAGTCTATTATGTTGTCTATTGTTTCTCTTAAATAAGTAGCTAATAAATGCTCTAAACCATGCATAGCAGCTGTTCCAAATGTTTCTGCATTTGGTTGTAAGAATCTTAAATCAAACTTGCTTACCATATCTCCTTTTTCTCCATTTAATAAACAACACTTTCTAACATAAGGTGCTTTTACTTTTGTATGATCTAATTTAAAACTTTCTACTTTTTGCATTTT
Encoded here:
- a CDS encoding vitamin B12 dependent-methionine synthase activation domain-containing protein; its protein translation is MRIDFSQSIDIDKNEVLRYLEYKGQEINENLHNIIDECIKITKSTINPRYILRVYPILREDNRPYGDKVYIKGSNLTLKSRDLYNLLDSCSECIIMATTLGIEIEKEIKKRSYNELSKSIILDACATTAIEELCDRLQLEIQEKLINTNKFITSRYSPGYGDLPIEKNREIINLLNCQKEIGLTITESGIMIPRKSVIAIIGISEDKTIQSFKSCSKCQNNKNCKYKKGDDRDECKRFYKR
- a CDS encoding S-ribosylhomocysteine lyase, giving the protein MQKVESFKLDHTKVKAPYVRKCCLLNGEKGDMVSKFDLRFLQPNAETFGTAAMHGLEHLLATYLRETIDNIIDLSPMGCRTGFYLIVWGDVEPAVIKEGLEKALKMVLDAKEIPAATAVECGNYKDLSLFGAQEYAREALEKGFSLNIYGE
- a CDS encoding homocysteine S-methyltransferase family protein, whose translation is MNVRDFIKDNILIFDGAMGTMLQQKGLKIGENPEIFGFENPDKLLEIHKSYLDAGSNVITTNTFGANELKLEKLGYTVEKIVDNAVKVAKKAINKSQNINNKFVALDMGPIGEMLEPMGTLSFDRAYEIFKRQAIQGEKSGADLIIIETMMDLYEAKAAVLAAKENTNLPVFCTMTFDENGRSFTGCLPESMVLTIEGLGVDAVGVNCSLGPKQLLPIVERIAKMTKVPVVVQANAGLPNIVDGQATYDVDAEEFYKGVKNFVKVGASIIGGCCGTDPSFINKISNNLDELKKVNVEKVNKCFVCSPSKVVEIKAPTVMGERLNPTGRKSLQDAIKNRNFDYIINLGLEQINGGAEILNVNVGIPNIEEEKFMPMVIKEIQSVIDTPLQVDSSNIDVLEQGLRYYNGKTIVNSVNGKEESLSKILPIVKKYGSCVVGLTLDENGIPKTAKGRFNIAKKIVDKAISYGINKEDIFIDCLSLTVSAQQSEAMATIECIKMIKEELGVKTILGVSNVSFGVPNRKALNSTYLTMALANGLDLPIINPNEDSMMEVINSFKVIKNIDKNCINYISKYANVVNNKDINTRQNNKEKLSVEQIIERGLKEEIKEVIPNILKSQSENEVIEEILIPTLDKIGKKYENGEIFLPQLIQSAETVKVALDILKVSLQSKSESIEQKGKIIVATVKGDIHDIGKNIVKIMLENYGYDVLDLGKDVDIDVIVEEAKNRNIKLIGLSALMTTTVRSMKETIEAIRKEGLDAKVFVGGAVLTSEYAKEIGADYYSKDAKSSIEIAKTNLR
- a CDS encoding carbohydrate kinase family protein, which produces MIDNRQPYALVFGVSVFDICGFTNNNYRCNDSNPGKVKTSFGGVCRNIAECMARVGVNTRFISILGDDETGKRMLDHSKKMNYDMSESLIIKGGHTPTYMAILDEQGEMVSAVVDMNIIDMFTTEFIDSKAEIIRNAEYMILDSDRPDIVEYIIQNFSKDTKLILDPVSAAKAKTVKHLIKGFHTIKPNRYEAEIMCGFKIHNDEDLRKAGKYFTDLGIQNVFITLDEDGIYYNNGQEEGKIKANDVKVINVTGAGDSFVAGIANGYMNNINIVDTVKYAIAMSSITIATEETIHPDMSHELVEKYINNIEWTEVKYSK
- a CDS encoding aminopeptidase, which produces MEFERNLDKYAELAVKVGVNIQADQTLLVRSPIECAPFVRKVVEHAYKAGAKNVHIEWSDEECTLIKYLNAPEEAFNEFPKWTSEQYVDIAKEGGAFLTIYAQNPDLLKNVDPQRVANFQKASAQALKEWRSYTLSDKCKWSIVSVPTESWAAKIFPDVSKEEAVEKLWEAIFKCSRVSDQDPIEAWNNHNNDLKTRMNFLNDKNFKTLKFKSAKTDLTMELPEGHIWLSGASQDPNGVNFNPNIPTEEVFSMPHKFKVNGVVHSTKPLVYGGNVIDNFSLTFKDGKIIDFTAEKGAETLGKLIDTDEGSHYLGEVALVPFKSPISDTNIVFFNTLYDENASCHFALGSAYKTCIKDGDSIKEEEMDKYGVNTSLTHVDFMIGSADMDIVGITNDGEEIQVFKDGNWAF